Proteins encoded together in one Prunus dulcis chromosome 3, ALMONDv2, whole genome shotgun sequence window:
- the LOC117622156 gene encoding probable polygalacturonase, whose product MDGKYKMSNVSGAIIFILGFFFLRAAECRTPANRGTVKYSALSCRKHSALLTDFGAVGDGKTSNTKAFKAAIDHLSQSASDGGAQLIVPPGKWLTGSFNLTSHFTLFLHKDAVILATQDESEWPLVPVLPSYGRGRDAPGGRFSSLIFGTNLTDVVITGNNGTIDGQGTSWWKKYKAGQLNETRPYMIEIMYSNQIQISNLTLVNSPSWFVHPIYSSNITIQGLTILAPIDSPNTDGIDPDSCSQTRIEDCFIVSGDDCIAVKSGWDQYGIKVGIPTEHLVIRRLTCISPDSATIALGSEMSGGIRDVRAEDITALSTQSSVRIKTAQGRGAYVKDIFVRRMTLKTMKYVFWMTGSYGSHPDPSFDPKALPLIQNINYKQVEAENVTYSARLEGIPNDPFKGICISNVTITLIEKPKKLQWNCTNIAGVTSNVTPKACDLLPEKKEVVDCPFPEDRLAIEDVKLVTCSASLPFF is encoded by the exons ATGGACGGAAAATACAAGATGTCCAAT GTCTCCGGTGCAATCATTTTTATACTGGGATTCTTTTTTCTAAGAGCTGCAGAATGTAGAACACCAGCGAATCGGGGCACGGTCAAGTACTCTGCCCTTAGCTGTCGAAAGCACAGTGCTCTTTTGACTGATTTTGGAGCTGTTGGCGATGGCAAAACGTCCAACACAAAGGCCTTCAAGGCGGCCATTGATCATCTAAGCCAGAGTGCATCCGACGGTGGAGCACAGCTTATCGTACCACCGGGGAAGTGGCTCACCGGGAGCTTCAACCTTACCAGCCATTTCACCCTTTTCCTCCACAAGGATGCTGTTATTCTTGCAACTCAG GATGAGTCAGAGTGGCCTCTTGTTCCAGTCCTGCCTTCATATGGGAGAGGCAGAGATGCCCCCGGTGGAAGGTTTAGCAGTCTGATTTTTGGAACAAACCTCACCGATGTCGTAATTACCG GTAACAACGGCACCATCGATGGGCAAGGAACTTCTTGGTGGAAAAAGTACAAAGCAGGTCAATTGAATGAAACCCGACCCTACATGATTGAGATCATGTACTCTAATCAAATCCAAATATCTAATCTTACTTTGGTCAATTCTCCTTCGTGGTTTGTCCATCCTATATACAGCAG CAATATAACAATCCAAGGGCTCACTATCCTTGCACCAATTGACTCTCCTAACACAGATGGCATAGACCCAG ATTCATGCTCACAAACTAGAATTGAAGACTGCTTCATAGTCTCTGGGGATGACTGCATTGCAGTAAAGAGTGGATGGGACCAATACGGGATCAAAGTCGGGATCCCAACAGAGCACCTTGTGATCAGAAGACTTACCTGCATTTCACCAGACAGCGCTACCATTGCTCTAGGCAGTGAGATGTCCGGTGGAATTCGCGACGTCCGCGCTGAGGACATCACAGCCCTTAGTACTCAATCCAGTGTGAGGATCAAAACTGCCCAAGGAAGAGGAGCTTATGTCAAAGACATATTTGTGAGAAGAATGACCCTCAAGACTATGAAGTATGTTTTCTGGATGACTGGCTCTTATGGGTCTCACCCGGACCCGAGCTTTGATCCTAAGGCATTGCCTTTGATCCAGAACATCAACTACAAACAGGTTGAGGCTGAGAATGTTACTTACTCTGCAAGGCTGGAGGGAATTCCTAATGATCCTTTCAAGGGAATTTGCATTTCTAATGTGACTATCACATTGATTGAGAAGCCCAAGAAATTACAATGGAATTGTACCAACATTGCGGGAGTTACAAGCAACGTGACTCCAAAGGCATGCGATTTATTGCcggagaagaaagaagtcGTCGATTGTCCTTTCCCGGAAGATAGGTTGGCGATTGAAGATGTTAAGTTAGTGACATGTTCTGCCAGTCTCCCCTTCTTCTGA
- the LOC117622676 gene encoding subtilisin-like protease SBT5.3 — MRPPRPTIALYLLSFLLSSLVLHTPTFAIKKSYVVYLGSHSHPANLSELELNQVTENHYEFLGSFLGSHEVAKESIFYSYTRHINGFAATLEEEEAAQIAKHPKVVSIFLNQGRKLHTTRSWDFLGLQHDGVTPPNSIWNKARYGEDTIIGNLDTGAWPESNSFSDEEYGPIPSKWKGICQNETDSEFYCNRKLIGARYFNKGYAAVAGTLNSSFDSPRDNDGHGSHTLSTAGGNFVTGASVFGFGNGTAKGGSPKARVAAYKVCWPSVNGSVCFHADILAAFDIAIHDGVDVLSVSLGGDPSAFFNDGVAIGAFHAVKHGIVVVCSAGNSGPAEGTVSSVAPWQITVGASTIDREFPSYVTLGNWKHFRGQSLSPVALPGKRFYPLISAADAKAANASVQEALLCKAGTLDLKKVKGKILACLRGDSARVDKGEQALLAGAVGMILANDELSGNEIISDPHVLPASHINFTDGALVFAYINSTKSPRAYIKRPTTQLGTKPAPFMAAFSSKGPNTITPDILKPDITAPGVNIIAAYTGAQGPTNQMFDERRVLFNSLSGTSMSCPHISGICGLLKTLYPHWSPAAIKSAIMTTATTQDNSREPVLNASFYRATPFSYGAGHVNPNSAMDPGLVYDLSLNDYLNFLCSNGYNKTQIEMVSEETYKCPKPAISGTNLNYPSITVPKLNGSLVVTRTVKNVGTPGTYKARIQNPDGILVSVDPNKLEFKKIGEEKSFKLLLQVKDAKAAKNYVFGKLIWSDGKHYVRSPIVVKAA, encoded by the exons ATGCGGCCACCAAGACCAACCATAGCTCTTTACCTCCTGTCCTTCCTTCTCTCCTCCCTTGTACTTCACACACCCACCTTTGCCATCAAAAAG TCATATGTGGTGTACTTGGGGTCACATTCACATCCCGCAAACTTATCAGAACTTGAACTGAACCAAGTGACAGAGAATCACTATGAGTTTCTTGGGTCCTTCTTGGGCAG CCATGAAGTTGCAAAAGAATCCATCTTTTACTCATACACAAGGCACATCAATGGCTTTGCTGCCAcattagaagaagaagaggcagCTCAGATAGCCA AGCATCCAAAGGTAGTCTCCATTTTCTTGAACCAGGGAAGAAAATTACACACAACTAGATCATGGGATTTCTTGGGGCTTCAGCATGATGGTGTTACTCCACCCAACTCAATCTGGAACAAGGCAAGATATGGTGAAGATACAATCATAGGAAACCTTGATACTG GCGCATGGCCAGAGTCCAATAGCTTTAGTGATGAAGAGTATGGACCAATTCCATCCAAGTGGAAAGGAATCTGCCAAAATGAGACAGATTCTGAATTTTACTGCAACAG GAAGCTAATTGGAGCAAGATACTTCAACAAGGGCTATGCTGCAGTTGCTGGCACCCTAAACTCCTCCTTTGACTCACCAAGAGACAATGACGGCCATGGCTCTCACACCTTGTCAACAGCTGGGGGCAATTTTGTAACTGGGGCAAGTGTGTTTGGGTTTGGTAATGGAACAGCAAAGGGTGGATCACCAAAAGCCAGAGTTGCAGCTTATAAAGTGTGTTGGCCTTCAGTGAATGGAAGCGTGTGCTTTCATGCAGATATATTGGCAGCATTTGATATTGCCATCCATGATGGTGTTGATGTATTGTCTGTGTCACTGGGTGGAGATCCCTCTGCATTCTTCAATGACGGTGTTGCAATAGGTGCTTTTCATGCTGTTAAGCATGGCATTGTGGTGGTTTGCTCAGCTGGGAATTCCGGTCCAGCTGAAGGTACCGTCTCCAGTGTAGCGCCGTGGCAGATCACTGTTGGCGCCAGTACCATAGACAGGGAGTTCCCCAGTTATGTCACCCTTGGAAACTGGAAGCACTTCAGG GGACAGAGCTTATCGCCTGTGGCCTTGCCGGGGAAAAGGTTCTACCCGCTTATTAGTGCTGCAGATGCTAAAGCAGCTAACGCATCAGTTCAAGAAGC TCTGTTATGCAAGGCTGGCacacttgatctcaaaaagGTGAAGGGAAAGATCTTGGCCTGCCTTCGAGGAGACAGTGCAAGAGTGGACAAGGGTGAGCAAGCCTTACTGGCTGGTGCCGTGGGAATGATTCTTGCTAACGATGAGCTTAGCGGGAACGAAATTATTTCTGATCCACATGTCCTCCCTGCTTCACATATCAATTTCACCGACGGTGCCCTTGTCTTTGCTTACATCAATTCAACTAA GTCTCCCAGGGCTTACATAAAGCGTCCAACAACGCAACTGGGAACGAAGCCAGCTCCCTTCATGGCAGCATTTTCATCAAAGGGACCCAACACCATCACACCAGACATCcttaag CCTGATATCACTGCGCCAGGAGTGAATATCATAGCAGCCTATACTGGAGCACAAGGGCCAACAAATCAAATGTTTGACGAACGGCGAGTTCTGTTCAACTCATTGTCAGGCACATCAATGTCATGCCCTCATATTTCCGGCATTTGTGGCCTTCTTAAAACCCTCTATCCTCACTGGAGCCCTGCAGCTATTAAATCTGCAATCATGACCACAG CGACAACACAAGATAATAGCAGGGAACCAGTGCTCAATGCTTCTTTCTATAGGGCAACACCATTTAGTTATGGTGCAGGGCATGTTAATCCTAACAGTGCCATGGATCCTGGCTTGGTTTATGACTTGTCCCTTAATGATTACTTGAACTTTCTATGTTCAAATGGATACAACAAAACACAAATCGAAATGGTCTCAGAGGAGACATATAAGTGCCCAAAACCTGCTATTAGTGGCACTAACCTCAACTATCCCTCAATCACTGTCCCTAAACTCAATGGATCCCTTGTGGTGACTAGAACAGTGAAAAATGTTGGCACTCCAGGAACTTACAAGGCTCGTATCCAGAACCCAGATGGCATATTAGTTTCTGTTGACCCAAACAAGTTGGAGTTCAAGAAAATTGGTGAAGAGAAGAGCTTTAAACTACTCCTGCAGGTTAAAGATGCCAAAGCAGCTAAGAACTATGTGTTTGGGAAGTTGATATGGTCAGATGGTAAGCATTATGTAAGGAGCCCCATTGTGGTAAAGGCTGCCTAG